Proteins from a genomic interval of Arvicola amphibius chromosome 10, mArvAmp1.2, whole genome shotgun sequence:
- the Hcar2 gene encoding hydroxycarboxylic acid receptor 2 — MIKQNHFLVINGKNCCVFRDENIARVLPPVLGLEFVFGLLGNGLALWIFCFHLKSWKSSRIFLFNLAVADFLLIICLPFLMDNYVKKWDWRFGDIPCRLMLFMLAMNRQGSIIFLTVVAVDRYFRVVHPHHFLNKMSNRTATIISCFLWGVTIGLTVHLLYTNMMTRNGDAKLCSSFSICYAFRWHDAMFLLEFFLPLSIILFCSARIIWSLRQRQMDRHAKIKRAINFIMVVTIVFVICFLPSVAVRIRIFWLLYRNNVWNCEIYSSADLAFFTTLSFTYMNSMLDPVVYYFSSPSFPNFFSTCINRCLRRNSLGETDNNRSTSVELTGDLSTVRGIPEALMADPSEPGKPSYLATTSR, encoded by the coding sequence ATGATCAAACAGAACCATTTTCTGGTGATAAATGGCAAGAACTGCTGTGTGTTCCGAGATGAAAACATTGCCAGAGTCTTGCCACCGGTGTTGGGGCTGGAGTTTGTGTTCGGGCTTCTGGGCAATGGCCTTGCCCTGTggattttctgtttccatctcaAGTCCTGGAAATCCAGCCGGATTTTCCTGTTCAACTTGGCCGTGGCCGACTTTCTCCTGATCATCTGCTTGCCCTTCCTGATGGACAACTATGTCAAAAAGTGGGACTGGAGGTTTGGAGACATCCCCTGCCGTCTGATGCTCTTCATGCTGGCCATGAACCGGCAAGGCAGCATCATCTTCCTCACGGTGGTGGCTGTGGACCGGTACTTCCGGGTGGTTCATCCCCACCATTTCCTGAACAAGATGTCCAACCGGACGGCGACCATCATCTCTTGCTTCTTGTGGGGTGTCACCATCGGTCTGACGGTCCATCTCCTCTACACGAACATGATGACCCGCAACGGCGACGCGAAGCTGTGCAGCAGCTTCAGCATCTGTTACGCCTTCAGGTGGCATGACGCCATGTTCCTCCTGGAGTTCTTCCTGCCGCTGAGCATCATCCTGTTCTGCTCAGCCAGGATCATCTGGAGcctgaggcagagacaaatggacaGACACGCCAAGATCAAGAGGGCCATCAACTTCATCATGGTGGTGACCATCGTGTTCGTAATCTGCTTCCTGCCCAGCGTGGCTGTGCGGATCCGCATCTTCTGGCTCCTCTACAGAAACAACGTGTGGAACTGTGAGATCTACTCCTCTGCGGACCTGGCCTTCTTCACCACCCTCAGCTTCACCTACATGAACAGCATGCTGGACCCAGTGGTCtactatttctccagcccatccTTCCCCAACTTCTTCTCTACGTGTATCAACCGCTGCCTTCGGCGGAACTCACTGGGTGAGACAGATAATAACCGGAGCACAAGCGTGGAGCTCACAGGGGACCTCAGCACAGTCAGAGGTATTCCAGAGGCATTAATGGCTGACCCCAGTGAGCCAGGCAAACCCTCTTATCTGGCCACAACATCTCGTTAA